In Streptomyces thermolilacinus SPC6, a single genomic region encodes these proteins:
- a CDS encoding class F sortase → MSTPADPKAPGKGWGIAVAACVGLWLVQSGSGEVRPPVPSAAEAFAAGPGWHTTAAAEPMPPSAPVRVRIPRIGVDAPVMRLGLAPDGSLEVPPAGERNLAGWYEGGAPPGARGTAIVAGHVDNDEGPAVFYALGALKKGDRLEVARADGRTAVFTVDAVEVYDNDEFPDDKVYGSSDRAELRVITCGGGFSPETGYQGNVVAYAHLIGAR, encoded by the coding sequence ATGAGCACCCCCGCCGACCCGAAGGCCCCAGGCAAGGGCTGGGGCATAGCCGTCGCCGCCTGCGTCGGCCTGTGGCTCGTGCAGAGCGGCTCCGGCGAGGTGCGCCCGCCCGTGCCGTCGGCCGCCGAGGCGTTCGCGGCCGGGCCCGGCTGGCACACGACCGCGGCCGCCGAGCCGATGCCGCCCTCCGCCCCGGTGCGCGTCCGCATCCCGCGCATCGGCGTGGACGCGCCCGTCATGCGGCTCGGCCTCGCCCCGGACGGCAGCCTGGAGGTGCCGCCCGCCGGGGAGCGCAACCTGGCCGGCTGGTACGAGGGCGGCGCCCCGCCCGGCGCGCGCGGCACGGCCATCGTGGCGGGCCATGTGGACAACGACGAGGGCCCGGCGGTGTTCTACGCGCTGGGCGCGCTGAAGAAGGGCGACCGCCTGGAGGTGGCCCGCGCGGACGGGCGCACGGCCGTCTTCACGGTGGACGCCGTCGAGGTGTACGACAACGACGAGTTCCCCGACGACAAGGTGTACGGCTCCTCCGACCGCGCCGAGCTGCGCGTCATCACCTGCGGCGGCGGGTTCTCCCCGGAGACCGGCTACCAGGGCA
- a CDS encoding NADPH-dependent FMN reductase yields MDLTTGTTTDIAVNTTTATTPETALDTTPETTATAQETALPTASAEQPLRLAVIVGSNREGRFAPVITDWFVSRARQRADFRVDVLDLAGTDLPTSLSYDPPPAVRAELAKVSPLLAAADAFVVLTPEYNHSYPAALKNLIDWHYSEWQAKPVAFVSYGGISGGLRAVEHLRQVFAELHAVTVRDTVSFPNAGGLFDDDGLKDPIGPDGAAKKMLDQLGWWARALRTARTAHPYAG; encoded by the coding sequence ATGGACCTGACCACGGGCACCACCACGGACATCGCCGTGAACACCACCACCGCCACCACCCCGGAGACCGCCTTGGACACCACCCCGGAGACCACCGCCACCGCCCAGGAGACCGCCCTGCCGACCGCCTCCGCCGAACAGCCCCTGAGGCTCGCCGTCATCGTCGGCAGCAACCGCGAGGGCCGCTTCGCCCCGGTCATCACCGACTGGTTCGTCTCCCGCGCCCGGCAGCGCGCCGACTTCCGCGTCGACGTGCTCGACCTCGCCGGGACCGACCTGCCGACTTCCCTGTCGTACGACCCGCCGCCCGCCGTCCGCGCCGAACTGGCGAAGGTGAGCCCCCTGCTCGCCGCCGCCGACGCGTTCGTCGTCCTCACCCCCGAGTACAACCACTCCTACCCGGCCGCCCTGAAGAACCTCATCGACTGGCACTACTCCGAATGGCAGGCCAAGCCCGTCGCGTTCGTCTCGTACGGCGGGATCTCCGGCGGCCTGCGCGCCGTCGAGCACCTGCGCCAGGTCTTCGCCGAACTGCACGCCGTCACCGTCCGCGACACGGTCTCCTTCCCCAACGCGGGAGGCCTCTTCGACGACGACGGGCTGAAGGACCCCATCGGGCCCGACGGCGCCGCGAAGAAGATGCTCGACCAGCTCGGCTGGTGGGCCCGCGCCCTGCGCACCGCCCGTACCGCCCACCCCTACGCGGGCTGA